The following nucleotide sequence is from Acidobacteriota bacterium.
CTCGGCGCCACGCTGGGCTCGTCGCTCGGCTTCATGATGCCGATTTCGACGCCGCCGAACGCGATCGTCTACAGCTCGGGATACATCCCGATTACCGCAATGATGCGGTACGGCCTCGCGCTGGATGTGGCTGGCTTCGTGCTGATCGTGACCCTGCTGAACTTCGGAGCGGGTTGGCTGTTCTGACGATGTGGGGTGGCTGCAGCGGGTGAAATCTTTTCAACACCTCACCGGCGGCGGCGCGCCGAACGCGCGGGCTCGCGCCTGGCCAGCGCGCTGATCGCGCTCGCCATCCGCGCAATCGCGGGCTCCAACGTGGGTGCGACCTCCAGGTAGGCTTCCTTCTCCATCGCCGCGCGTGCTTCTTGCAAGGCCTCTCGTGCCTGGCCGATGGCCGTACGGGCCGGCGCCAGCTCGCGCGGTCTGTGCCGCGCGAACTCGGGCCCGGCGAGGCGCGCCTCGGCGTCGTGGACCGCGGTTTCGGCCGCGCCCAGCGCGCGCTCGGCCCTGCCGCGGGCCTCGGCCTTGCGGTCGGCGGCCGCGCGCGCGGCGTCCTGCGCCCGCTGGCTGGCATCGAGCGCGTAGCGGAGCGCCAGGCGGTAGTCGTTCTGGTCGACCGCCTGCTGCGACTGATCGAGCGCCTGCTGCGCGTCGCGGAACTCGGCGGACGCGAACGTTGCCGCGCCGGCGGCCCGAGCCGCGTCGAGGGCCCCCTTGGCCTGGTGCATTTCCTTGTACGGCGGCTCGGAGCAGGAGAGCGTGAGCGCGGCCACCAGGGCCGCGGCAGCGGGGCGCAGGCGCATCGACAAAGTATAGCTGGTGTAGCATGAAAGGAATCGCTCCGCACGATCGGCCGCGCGAGCGGCTGGACCGCGTGGGACCATCGGCGCTTGGCGATCACGAGCTGCTCGCGGTCGTCCTCGGGCACGGGAACAGGAACCGGACGTCGATCGAGCTGGCGTCGGCGCTCCTCGAGAGCGCCGGCGGGCTGCACGGCCTGGCGCGGGTCACGGCCGACGAACTGCAGGACGTTCCGGGCATCGGGCGCGCGCGGGCCGCGCAGGTGCTCGCCGCCGTGGAGCTGGGCCGGCGAACGCTCGCGCGCGCGCCGCGCGCGCGGCCGCAGATCGCCTGCGCGCGGGACGTCGCCGAGCAGCTGATGCCGCAATTCGGCAGCTGCGCCGTCGAACAGTTCGGCGTGGTGCTCCTCGACACGAAGCACCGCGTGATGAAGACGCGGCTGCTCTCGGTGGGATCGCTCGACGCCAGCGTGGTGCATCCGCGGGAGGTGTTTCGCGCGGCCGTGCTCGGGGGCGCCGCGGCGGTCGTGCTGTTCCACAACCACCCCTCTGGCGATCCGACGCCCAGCCGTGAGGATAGCGACCTGACCAGGCGCCTGGTCGCCGCCGGGCAGTTGATGGGCATCGACGTCCTGGACCACGTGATCCTGGCCGACACGCGCTTTGTGAGCCTGCGCGAGTACGAGAAGCGGAAGGTCTTGAGCGAAGAATGACGGTTCTCTACCTGGATTGTTTTGCCGGCGCTTCGGGTGACATGTTGCTCGGCGCGCTGGTCGACGCCGGCGTACCGCTCGACGAGGTGCGCCGCGCGCTCGGCAGCCTGGGTCTGGAGGAAGGCGTTTCGATCGACGCCGCGCGCGTGCTCCGGTCGGGAGTGTCGGCGACGAAGTTCCGCGTCGGTGGCCCGCCGGCCGAAGGGCACCCGCATCGCCATCTGGCCGGCATCGAGAAGCACATCCGCCGTTCGGCCTTGTCCGCCGCGGCGCAGGATCGCGCAGTGCGGTTGTTTCACCGCCTGGCCGAGGCCGAGGCGGCGATCCACGACACGCCGTTGGAGAAGGTGCACCTGCACGAAGTCGGCGCGCTCGACTCGATCATCGATATCGTCGGCGCCGTTCATGCCTTGGAATTCCTGGGCGTCGATGACATCGTCGCCTCGCCGCTGAACGTCGGGAGCGGCACCATCGAGTGCGCGCACGGGACGTTCCCCGTGCCGGCCCCCGCGACGGCGCGGCTGCTGACAGGCGTCCCGGTGTATTCGAACGGGCCCGCGGTCGAAATGGTGACGCCGACAGGCGCCCTCCTCGTTTCCAGCTACGCGCGGAGCTATGGGCCGATCCCCGGCATGCGCGTGGAGCGCATCGGGTACGGCGCCGGCGACCGCGACACGAAGGGCTTCCCGAACGTGCTGCGGGTGCTCATCGGCCAGCGCGCCGAGCACCCGGAGCACCCCGAGCACCCGGGGCACCTCGTGATCGAGGTCCGCTGCGAAATCGACGACATGAACCCTCAGATCTTCGGCACGCTGATGGATCGGTTGCTCGAGGCCGGGGCCCTCGACGTGTTTTTTGCGCCGGTGCAGATGAAGAAGAACCGTCCCGGCACGCTCGTGACCGTGCTCTGCGCGCCCGCGGCTCGCGAGCGCGTCTTCGACCTGCTCTTCCGCGAGACGACCACGATCGGGCTGCGCTGGCAGGAGATGAAACGGGAGTGCCTCGAGCGCGAGATCCGGAGCGTGACCACGCCGCTTGGCGAGGTGCGCTTCAAGGTGGCGAAGCGCGGAGGCCAGATCGTGAACGCGACGCCCGAATACGACGATTGCGTGCGGCTCGCGACCGCCCGCGGCCTCTCGGTCAAGGAGGTGCAGGCCCGGGCGCTCGCCGCCTGGATGCACGCGGAGGCGCCGCATGCCCGCTGAGCGCTTCTACCTCACGACGGCCATCGACTACGTCAACAGCCGCCCGCACCTCGGCACGGCGTACGAGAAGATCACGGCGGACGTCATCGCGCGCGATCGGCGCCTGCGCGGCCGGGACGTGCGGTTCGTCATGGGCAACGACGAGCATTCGCAGAACGTGTTCAAGAAGGCGCGCGAGCTTGGCATGGAGCCGCTGGCGTACTGCGACATGATGGAGCGCGAGTTCCGGGACGTCTGGAAGCGCCTCGACATCTCCTTCGATGATTTCATCCGCACCACCGAACCGCGCCATCGCGCGGCCGTCACCAGGCTGGCGGACAGGATCGCCGCGGCCGGCGATATCTACGAGGGCTTCTACGAAGGCTGGTACTGCGTCTCGTGCGAAGCCTTCAAGCAGGAAAAGGACCTCGTCGAAGGCAATTGCCCGGTCCACCAGACGAAGCCTGAGTGGATCCGGGAAAAGAATTTCTTCTTCCGGCTGTCGAAGTACCGCGACCGGCTGCTCGAGCACTTCCGGGCGCATCCGGAGTTTCTCGAGCCCGAAATCCGGCGCAACGAGATCCTCAGGCTCCTCGAGACCGGCCTCGAGGACATCTCGGTCAGCCGTGCGGGCCAGGCGTGGGGTATCCCGCTGCCGATGGATCCCTCGAGCGTCATCTACGTCTGGTTCGACGCGCTCATCAACTACATCGCCGCGGTCGGCTACGGCACCGACGACCGGCTGTTCGAGCGATGGTGGCCGGCGAGCCTGCACATCATCGGGAAGGACATCACGCGGTTCCACTGCGTCGTCTGGCCCGCGATGCTGATGAGCGCGGGCGTGCCGCTGCCGACGCACGTCTTCGGGCACGGGTGGGTCCACTACAAGGGCCTCAAGATGAGCAAGTCGCTCGGGACGGTGGTCGATCCGTTCGATGCGGCTGACCGCCTGGGCGCCGATCCGCTGCGGCTGTATCTGGTCAAGGAGATCACCTATGGCGGCGACGGCGATTTCACGTGGGAGCGGTTCGAGGAGCGCTATAACGTCGACCTCGCCAACAATCTCGGCAACCTGGTGAGCCGGCTGTCGGCAATGGCCGATCGGTACCGCAAGGGAAGGGTGAAGGCGGCGGGGGAGTCCGGGCGGCTGGCCGCGGTGGCGCAGGCCGCGCTGGTGCACTACAGCGCCAGCATGGAAACCTTCGCGCTCCACGAGGCGGTCGCGGCCGCGTTCAGGATCGTGGATGCGG
It contains:
- a CDS encoding DUF4398 domain-containing protein, with the translated sequence MRLRPAAAALVAALTLSCSEPPYKEMHQAKGALDAARAAGAATFASAEFRDAQQALDQSQQAVDQNDYRLALRYALDASQRAQDAARAAADRKAEARGRAERALGAAETAVHDAEARLAGPEFARHRPRELAPARTAIGQAREALQEARAAMEKEAYLEVAPTLEPAIARMASAISALARREPARSARRRR
- the radC gene encoding DNA repair protein RadC, which gives rise to MKGIAPHDRPRERLDRVGPSALGDHELLAVVLGHGNRNRTSIELASALLESAGGLHGLARVTADELQDVPGIGRARAAQVLAAVELGRRTLARAPRARPQIACARDVAEQLMPQFGSCAVEQFGVVLLDTKHRVMKTRLLSVGSLDASVVHPREVFRAAVLGGAAAVVLFHNHPSGDPTPSREDSDLTRRLVAAGQLMGIDVLDHVILADTRFVSLREYEKRKVLSEE
- the larC gene encoding nickel pincer cofactor biosynthesis protein LarC; its protein translation is MTVLYLDCFAGASGDMLLGALVDAGVPLDEVRRALGSLGLEEGVSIDAARVLRSGVSATKFRVGGPPAEGHPHRHLAGIEKHIRRSALSAAAQDRAVRLFHRLAEAEAAIHDTPLEKVHLHEVGALDSIIDIVGAVHALEFLGVDDIVASPLNVGSGTIECAHGTFPVPAPATARLLTGVPVYSNGPAVEMVTPTGALLVSSYARSYGPIPGMRVERIGYGAGDRDTKGFPNVLRVLIGQRAEHPEHPEHPGHLVIEVRCEIDDMNPQIFGTLMDRLLEAGALDVFFAPVQMKKNRPGTLVTVLCAPAARERVFDLLFRETTTIGLRWQEMKRECLEREIRSVTTPLGEVRFKVAKRGGQIVNATPEYDDCVRLATARGLSVKEVQARALAAWMHAEAPHAR
- the metG gene encoding methionine--tRNA ligase, with the protein product MPAERFYLTTAIDYVNSRPHLGTAYEKITADVIARDRRLRGRDVRFVMGNDEHSQNVFKKARELGMEPLAYCDMMEREFRDVWKRLDISFDDFIRTTEPRHRAAVTRLADRIAAAGDIYEGFYEGWYCVSCEAFKQEKDLVEGNCPVHQTKPEWIREKNFFFRLSKYRDRLLEHFRAHPEFLEPEIRRNEILRLLETGLEDISVSRAGQAWGIPLPMDPSSVIYVWFDALINYIAAVGYGTDDRLFERWWPASLHIIGKDITRFHCVVWPAMLMSAGVPLPTHVFGHGWVHYKGLKMSKSLGTVVDPFDAADRLGADPLRLYLVKEITYGGDGDFTWERFEERYNVDLANNLGNLVSRLSAMADRYRKGRVKAAGESGRLAAVAQAALVHYSASMETFALHEAVAAAFRIVDAANEFIAETEPWGLAKDPANAAKLDRVLYDVAEAVRIAAILLLPAMPTSAAEILRRVGENKPASDIRFEEARWRAEGEKIICTGPPLWPRLEPKENIVTEPSSEPSPAPSPEPASAAPASDRLSIDDFMKIQLRVAKVLAAEKVPNSRKLMKIQVDLGTEQRTIVAGIAEAYEPEQLVGRSIAVLANLKPAKLMGIESNGMLLAASPDGGKPELVTFDNPPAPGTRIR